The proteins below are encoded in one region of Candidatus Zixiibacteriota bacterium:
- a CDS encoding succinate dehydrogenase cytochrome b subunit — translation MSTATTSRSSTVVQALTSTSLGQKYLMAVSGLFALLFVIGHMVGNLQIFLGQDQINHYAETLKNLGPLLWIIRAILFAIIVIHIWKGIQLKLENVASRPEPYAYRRYRKASLSSRTMIWTGLIVFAFVAYHLAHFTLQVTNPAFKTLVDAQGRHDVYSMMILGFQNVWVSLFYVIAVGLLCYHLSHGITSMFQSMGLNNPRFQTTLDRISVTVSVILFLGYISMPVSVLAGMIKLPQGGM, via the coding sequence ATGAGCACCGCTACGACGTCTCGATCATCTACGGTTGTCCAAGCCCTCACCAGCACTTCCCTTGGTCAGAAGTATCTCATGGCCGTTTCAGGGCTTTTTGCTCTGCTGTTCGTGATCGGCCATATGGTGGGCAACCTGCAGATTTTTTTAGGACAGGATCAGATAAACCACTACGCCGAGACCCTGAAGAATCTGGGACCGCTTTTGTGGATTATTCGGGCGATCCTGTTCGCGATAATCGTCATCCACATCTGGAAGGGGATCCAGCTCAAGCTGGAGAACGTCGCATCGCGACCCGAACCGTACGCGTACCGTCGGTATCGCAAAGCGTCGTTGTCGTCGCGGACAATGATTTGGACAGGGCTGATAGTTTTCGCCTTTGTGGCGTATCATCTGGCGCACTTCACGCTTCAAGTCACCAATCCAGCGTTCAAGACGCTGGTTGATGCACAGGGGCGGCATGATGTTTACTCGATGATGATACTGGGATTTCAGAATGTCTGGGTATCGCTGTTTTATGTCATCGCAGTCGGATTGCTTTGTTATCACCTGAGCCACGGTATTACGAGTATGTTTCAATCGATGGGGCTCAACAATCCCCGGTTCCAGACGACGCTGGACAGGATCAGCGTAACCGTGTCGGTGATTCTGTTTCTCGGCTACATTTCGATGCCGGTGTCGGTGCTGGCAGGGATGATCAAACTTCCGCAGGGAGGTATGTAA